Proteins from one Natronoarchaeum philippinense genomic window:
- a CDS encoding DUF502 domain-containing protein, whose product MTNRGVDDIVDVPTEREEVQRDLKQAFLSGVAIAVPFIVTVLVLQWGINFVSDALAPLVGVVGEFGPASEMSAIVTEIFAAAMLFGAIMFVGLSAQHGPRTGLGDRIDRLMSELPGIGSIYTSVDRMSEVMIEGDTESFREVKLVEFPQQESFAIAFLTAESPDAIENAAGYEQMQTLFVPMAPNPVMGGHLVNIPVERIHDVDLTVEEGMQAIITTGMAIDESAHDE is encoded by the coding sequence ATGACCAATCGCGGCGTAGACGATATCGTCGACGTGCCGACCGAACGAGAGGAGGTGCAGCGGGACCTCAAGCAGGCGTTCCTGTCGGGCGTTGCGATCGCCGTCCCGTTCATCGTGACGGTGCTGGTGCTACAGTGGGGGATCAACTTCGTTTCGGACGCACTGGCGCCGCTCGTCGGCGTCGTCGGCGAGTTCGGCCCCGCCTCGGAGATGAGTGCGATCGTCACCGAAATCTTCGCGGCCGCGATGCTGTTCGGCGCGATCATGTTCGTCGGGCTGTCGGCCCAGCACGGCCCACGAACGGGGCTCGGGGACCGGATCGACAGGCTGATGAGCGAACTGCCGGGGATCGGCTCGATCTACACCAGCGTCGACCGCATGAGCGAGGTGATGATCGAGGGCGACACCGAGAGCTTCCGCGAGGTGAAACTCGTCGAGTTTCCCCAACAGGAGAGCTTCGCCATCGCGTTTCTGACCGCCGAATCCCCCGATGCGATCGAGAACGCCGCCGGGTACGAACAGATGCAGACACTGTTCGTGCCGATGGCGCCCAACCCGGTGATGGGCGGCCATCTCGTGAACATCCCCGTCGAGCGAATTCACGACGTGGATCTCACGGTCGAAGAAGGGATGCAGGCGATCATCACGACGGGCATGGCGATCGACGAGAGCGCCCACGACGAGTGA
- a CDS encoding DUF7090 family protein, translating into MDYSLAVDGAPETISGGTGVLLLHPSTGETDRIDTDFFKTDTDHFLVISTRTTAREVKQKLEYYDVDETSAEILDTLSVERGYSRRSSDSVHYVGSPDDLDGIVEQTERFLDSHEGKVRISLDSITELAYYAGEEETQEAVGELLDLLADHDAVGLFHLSKEVHPEDVLESYREQFDGVIDLDADGETDTEF; encoded by the coding sequence ATGGACTACTCGCTCGCGGTCGACGGCGCGCCGGAGACGATCTCCGGCGGGACCGGCGTACTGCTGCTCCACCCCAGCACCGGCGAGACCGACCGCATCGACACCGACTTTTTCAAGACCGACACCGATCACTTTCTGGTCATCTCGACGCGGACGACCGCCCGCGAAGTCAAGCAGAAACTCGAGTACTACGACGTCGACGAGACGTCTGCCGAAATACTGGACACCCTGAGCGTCGAACGCGGTTACTCCCGGCGCTCCAGTGACTCGGTCCACTACGTCGGGTCGCCCGACGATCTCGACGGCATCGTCGAGCAGACCGAGCGCTTCCTCGACTCCCACGAGGGCAAGGTCCGGATCAGCCTCGATTCGATCACTGAACTCGCCTACTACGCCGGCGAGGAAGAGACCCAAGAAGCGGTCGGCGAACTGCTCGATCTGTTGGCCGATCACGACGCAGTCGGCCTGTTCCACCTCTCCAAAGAAGTCCACCCCGAGGACGTGCTCGAATCCTACCGCGAGCAGTTCGACGGCGTAATCGATCTCGACGCCGACGGCGAAACCGACACCGAGTTCTGA
- the serB gene encoding phosphoserine phosphatase SerB has protein sequence MTLVAFDFDGTLSDSEMTVLLGDQYDVADQMESITERAMNDEIDYATSLRERAALLEDLPEDRAAAAFEQVYLRDGAADLIRDLNDAGVHTAILTGGFERGVAAALDRENVSVDTIVANRLPIEDGHLTGDVEGPLIEGTKDTALENLAEEVGVDMDDTVAVGDGANDLPMLKVAGTPVGFVPKDAVRPHCQVVVATMDRLGAVLEDDGVL, from the coding sequence ATGACGCTTGTCGCGTTCGACTTCGACGGCACGCTCTCTGACTCCGAGATGACGGTGCTGCTCGGCGACCAGTACGACGTTGCCGACCAGATGGAATCGATCACCGAGCGGGCGATGAACGACGAGATCGACTACGCCACCAGCCTGCGCGAGCGCGCCGCGCTGCTGGAGGATCTCCCCGAAGACCGCGCTGCGGCGGCTTTCGAGCAGGTGTATCTCCGCGACGGCGCCGCCGACCTGATCCGCGATCTCAACGACGCAGGCGTCCACACCGCGATCCTCACCGGCGGCTTCGAGCGCGGCGTCGCGGCGGCCCTCGACCGTGAGAACGTCTCCGTCGACACCATCGTCGCCAACCGCCTGCCGATCGAGGACGGCCACCTCACCGGCGATGTCGAGGGGCCGCTGATCGAGGGGACCAAAGACACCGCCCTCGAAAATCTCGCTGAGGAGGTCGGCGTCGACATGGACGACACCGTCGCGGTCGGCGACGGCGCCAACGACCTCCCGATGCTCAAGGTCGCCGGAACGCCCGTCGGCTTCGTCCCCAAAGACGCCGTCCGCCCGCACTGTCAGGTCGTCGTCGCAACGATGGATCGACTCGGCGCGGTGCTCGAAGACGACGGCGTGCTGTAG
- a CDS encoding adenosine deaminase, which produces MSQATKIVVGTVGIAGILALALIVQTLA; this is translated from the coding sequence ATGAGCCAAGCCACGAAGATCGTCGTCGGAACCGTCGGCATCGCCGGGATACTCGCACTCGCGCTGATCGTCCAGACGCTCGCTTGA
- a CDS encoding DUF7089 family protein: protein MFSERDLPEDLDAVREELAPGAVVLDCESDFETLPPAQAEDLGLLVDELDPASYPEEWVPEDAPALLHRYAGSDFTIGMPGDGSVVWTRQTDPPVILVKPRVEGAPEDFVDFLIAEALVEIGIDAPEHFLEFFGDRYPQLDAAVDRDPNSTYQIAAALTDAWVGLFTRNTFAQWHEDGSRLGAAWDDAGERIEGRLTDLPTLVAQGETDFADATELACSGIKHGMDLPDPFGALDNRAYANRSADYAVKWAEKTFEML, encoded by the coding sequence ATGTTTTCCGAGCGCGACCTTCCCGAGGATCTCGACGCAGTTCGGGAGGAACTCGCACCCGGCGCCGTCGTGCTGGACTGCGAGTCCGACTTCGAGACGCTCCCACCCGCGCAGGCCGAGGACCTCGGCCTGCTGGTCGACGAACTCGATCCGGCAAGCTATCCCGAGGAGTGGGTGCCCGAAGACGCCCCTGCGCTGTTGCACCGCTACGCCGGCAGCGACTTCACGATCGGGATGCCGGGCGACGGCAGCGTCGTCTGGACGCGCCAGACCGACCCGCCGGTGATACTGGTCAAGCCCCGCGTCGAGGGCGCGCCCGAGGACTTCGTGGACTTTCTGATCGCCGAGGCGTTAGTGGAGATCGGCATCGACGCGCCCGAGCACTTTCTGGAGTTTTTCGGCGATCGGTACCCCCAGCTCGACGCCGCCGTCGACCGGGATCCAAACAGCACCTACCAGATCGCCGCCGCGCTCACCGACGCGTGGGTCGGACTCTTTACTCGAAACACGTTCGCGCAGTGGCACGAGGACGGCTCGCGGCTGGGCGCCGCGTGGGACGACGCCGGCGAACGGATCGAGGGGCGCTTGACCGATCTCCCCACGCTGGTCGCACAGGGCGAGACCGACTTCGCCGACGCGACCGAGTTGGCCTGCAGCGGCATCAAACACGGGATGGACCTGCCGGATCCCTTTGGTGCGCTCGACAACCGCGCCTACGCGAACCGCAGCGCCGATTACGCGGTGAAGTGGGCCGAAAAGACGTTCGAGATGCTGTAG